In Herbaspirillum seropedicae, a single window of DNA contains:
- a CDS encoding phage tail protein translates to MMAQNFYCTLTEIGEAKDAKAKALGVPFRFAEMGVGDGNGTVPVPDKKRTKLLNEVRRAPLNQVSLDPKNGNQVIVEQVIPENVGGWWIREQGLYDEDGDLVAIGNCPPTYKPQMSEGSGKTQVIRMVIVVTSAATVELKIDPSVVLATRSYLESYAAQKVHTHHPAEVIPGGLVGQILRKKSNGSGDVEWADLTDGVKINVNTVEESITLAAGQTVVDLAKVTTNGVVVYIGGARLDKGLDYVVNSQSRITLAKPYPNGTRMAVAQNETAGTVVNPLDSSKNLADVADVPTARKNLGAAPALTGVPMKWPTLDCPAWALVRDGSAYPRASYPALFDILAPVRAGTITQSANGAIVSGLSRTSDLWVGMPYEHATLPAGTTIKSIDSTNQVTLTNNATASTGNALGRFFLHGYGNGGGAATFGIMDDRGLFDRSLDQGSRAYEKSVIDAVLVAGSVSVTGLSSTRGLFVGQPVAGTGLQANTTIASISAAGITLSLPAASGGATALTVTGGQIGCEREDSLKSHSHNLQSNTSVGGGTGWYFQNGSGGFVGPSAGLVLPAGAAETRPRNRNYLPIIAY, encoded by the coding sequence ATGATGGCACAGAATTTCTATTGCACCCTGACCGAAATCGGGGAAGCCAAGGACGCAAAGGCCAAGGCCTTGGGCGTGCCTTTCCGCTTTGCGGAAATGGGCGTCGGGGATGGAAACGGCACTGTCCCCGTTCCCGACAAGAAGCGCACGAAGCTGCTGAATGAGGTTCGCCGGGCGCCGCTGAATCAGGTGTCACTTGATCCGAAGAACGGAAATCAGGTCATCGTGGAACAGGTCATCCCTGAGAACGTCGGCGGATGGTGGATTCGTGAGCAAGGCCTGTATGACGAAGATGGTGACCTCGTGGCCATTGGAAACTGCCCGCCGACCTACAAGCCGCAAATGTCCGAAGGGTCGGGGAAAACGCAGGTCATTCGTATGGTCATCGTGGTGACCAGCGCTGCGACCGTTGAGCTGAAGATTGACCCTAGCGTCGTCCTGGCCACCCGTAGCTATCTGGAAAGCTACGCGGCCCAGAAGGTCCACACCCATCATCCGGCGGAGGTGATACCTGGCGGCCTGGTCGGCCAGATCTTGCGCAAGAAGAGCAACGGCAGCGGCGATGTGGAATGGGCAGACCTGACCGATGGCGTGAAAATCAATGTCAACACCGTTGAGGAGTCCATCACGCTGGCGGCAGGGCAGACCGTCGTCGATCTGGCGAAGGTCACCACCAATGGCGTGGTGGTCTACATCGGCGGCGCACGGCTGGACAAGGGCTTGGATTACGTTGTCAACAGCCAGAGCCGCATCACGCTGGCGAAGCCCTATCCTAATGGCACCCGCATGGCCGTGGCGCAGAATGAGACCGCTGGAACCGTCGTCAATCCGTTGGATTCCAGCAAGAATCTGGCGGACGTTGCCGACGTGCCCACGGCGCGCAAGAACCTGGGCGCAGCGCCGGCGCTGACGGGCGTGCCGATGAAATGGCCAACCCTGGATTGCCCGGCCTGGGCATTGGTTCGTGATGGCAGCGCTTACCCACGGGCGAGCTATCCGGCGCTGTTCGACATCCTCGCACCAGTGCGCGCTGGCACCATCACGCAGAGCGCCAACGGCGCAATCGTCAGCGGGCTGTCTCGCACCTCTGATCTTTGGGTGGGTATGCCATATGAGCACGCCACGCTGCCGGCCGGCACCACCATCAAGAGCATCGATAGCACCAATCAGGTGACGTTGACCAACAACGCCACCGCTAGCACCGGCAATGCGCTGGGCCGGTTCTTCCTGCACGGCTATGGCAATGGCGGCGGCGCGGCCACGTTCGGCATCATGGATGATCGTGGCTTGTTCGATCGTTCGCTTGACCAGGGCTCCCGTGCGTACGAAAAGTCGGTCATCGATGCGGTTCTGGTTGCTGGAAGCGTGAGCGTTACGGGCCTTTCGTCCACGCGTGGCCTGTTCGTCGGTCAACCGGTGGCCGGCACCGGCTTGCAGGCCAACACCACGATTGCGTCTATCTCTGCGGCCGGCATCACCTTGAGCCTTCCTGCTGCATCAGGTGGGGCCACTGCCCTGACCGTGACCGGCGGTCAGATCGGTTGTGAGCGGGAAGATAGCCTGAAAAGCCACTCTCACAATCTCCAGTCCAACACTAGCGTCGGCGGCGGCACGGGCTGGTACTTCCAAAACGGATCGGGTGGATTTGTCGGCCCCTCTGCTGGCTTGGTCCTGCCTGCCGGTGCAGCAGAAACGCGCCCGAGAAATCGTAACTATCTGCCCATTATCGCTTACTAG
- a CDS encoding phage tail protein I: protein MYNPVPTLPPNTTPLERALARACAELAETPVPLRDLWSPDRCPVELLPFLAWSFSVDRWDDGWSESIKRGTIKAARYIHQHKGTIAAVRGVVESLGYLIKITEWWQTEPRGKRGTFALEVGVLDSGITDAMFLEMERLIDDAKPLSRHLIGLALHLEVRGTTAIAVGAYMGEEITVYPYSPDPIEVQLAQGFYARLHLIESTTIFPLIATN from the coding sequence ATGTATAACCCCGTCCCTACCTTGCCGCCCAACACCACGCCCTTAGAGCGTGCGCTGGCGCGTGCCTGCGCGGAGCTGGCGGAAACGCCGGTTCCCCTTCGCGACTTGTGGAGCCCCGACCGCTGCCCGGTTGAGCTTCTGCCGTTCCTGGCCTGGTCGTTTTCCGTGGACCGCTGGGACGATGGTTGGTCCGAGAGCATCAAGCGCGGCACCATCAAGGCCGCCCGGTACATCCATCAGCACAAGGGGACCATTGCGGCCGTGCGCGGCGTGGTCGAGTCGCTGGGCTACCTCATCAAAATCACCGAATGGTGGCAGACCGAACCGCGAGGCAAGCGGGGCACGTTCGCGCTGGAGGTCGGTGTACTGGATTCGGGCATCACCGATGCGATGTTTCTGGAAATGGAACGGCTCATTGATGACGCCAAGCCCTTATCTCGCCACCTCATCGGATTGGCCCTGCACCTTGAGGTTCGAGGCACCACGGCTATTGCGGTCGGGGCGTACATGGGCGAAGAAATCACGGTGTATCCCTATTCGCCTGATCCGATTGAAGTGCAGTTGGCCCAGGGCTTCTATGCGCGCCTGCACTTGATCGAATCGACAACGATCTTCCCGCTTATCGCCACCAACTGA
- a CDS encoding baseplate assembly protein, with amino-acid sequence MSSPIDLTLLPAPQVLETLDFETILATRKAAVLALLPEDQRDAAAKVLALESEPSTKLLQENAYQELLLRNRVNDAAKAIMLAFAMDSDLDQIGANNNVKRLVLVPADPDAQPPVAEVLEGDDAYRLRIQEAPDALSVAGPRNAYEFHARSADGRVMDARAISPAPCEVVVAVLANTEDWQAPADLLATVDAALSAEDVRPLGDLVNVVQGAVTDYELEAVVYVEKGPEAAIALNAARANAAAISKPLRPLGYSVYRNAYVAALKVEGVRNVIVKSPAADILCGRTQAARCTAIRIKAEVLEEVDDV; translated from the coding sequence ATGAGTTCGCCTATCGACCTGACCCTATTGCCCGCGCCGCAGGTTCTGGAGACGCTGGATTTCGAAACCATCCTGGCCACGCGCAAGGCGGCCGTGCTGGCGCTGCTGCCTGAAGACCAGCGCGACGCCGCCGCCAAGGTGCTGGCCCTGGAGTCGGAGCCGTCCACCAAGCTGCTGCAGGAGAACGCCTATCAAGAGCTGCTGCTGCGCAACCGCGTCAACGATGCCGCCAAGGCCATCATGCTGGCCTTCGCCATGGATTCCGACCTTGACCAGATTGGAGCCAACAACAACGTCAAGCGCCTGGTGCTGGTCCCAGCCGATCCGGACGCGCAGCCGCCTGTGGCCGAAGTGCTGGAAGGCGACGATGCCTACCGCCTGCGCATCCAAGAAGCGCCTGACGCCTTGTCCGTGGCCGGGCCGCGTAACGCCTATGAATTCCACGCGCGCAGTGCTGACGGCCGCGTGATGGACGCTCGAGCGATCAGCCCGGCCCCCTGCGAAGTGGTCGTGGCGGTGCTGGCCAACACGGAAGATTGGCAAGCACCGGCGGACCTGCTGGCGACCGTGGACGCCGCGCTGTCGGCCGAGGATGTCCGTCCGCTCGGCGACCTCGTCAACGTGGTGCAAGGCGCCGTGACCGACTACGAGTTAGAGGCAGTGGTTTATGTGGAGAAAGGGCCAGAGGCCGCGATTGCGCTGAACGCCGCGCGCGCAAACGCAGCGGCGATTTCCAAGCCGCTGCGCCCTCTCGGTTACAGCGTGTATCGCAATGCCTACGTGGCGGCGCTGAAGGTCGAGGGCGTGCGTAACGTCATCGTCAAGTCGCCGGCGGCCGATATTTTGTGCGGCCGGACACAGGCAGCGCGCTGCACGGCGATCAGGATCAAGGCCGAGGTGCTGGAGGAAGTGGACGATGTATAA
- a CDS encoding GPW/gp25 family protein, translating into MIGMNASTGRSMTLLEHIRQSVRDILMTPLGTRIYRRHYGSEIPELIDQPLNGVTILRIYAAVAYRLALWEPRISLSSVTLNRDATGAVSVVLQGVTNGAAVEFSVQVREGAAQ; encoded by the coding sequence ATGATCGGCATGAACGCATCCACTGGCCGCAGCATGACCCTGCTGGAACATATCCGGCAGTCCGTGCGCGACATCCTCATGACGCCGCTGGGAACCCGCATCTATCGCCGTCACTACGGATCGGAAATCCCCGAGCTGATCGACCAGCCGCTAAACGGCGTGACCATCCTGCGCATCTATGCCGCCGTCGCGTATCGCCTGGCCCTGTGGGAGCCGCGCATCTCGTTGTCGTCGGTCACGCTCAACCGGGATGCCACCGGCGCGGTTTCCGTCGTTCTTCAGGGCGTCACGAACGGTGCAGCCGTGGAGTTCTCGGTGCAGGTCCGTGAAGGGGCGGCGCAATGA
- a CDS encoding phage baseplate assembly protein V: protein MTPDLSELVRTIPNLIRTGKIAEIRADKVRVRLSPSLLTTWLQWVALRAGDVVDWCPPSVGEQVIVLSPNGDLTQGKVLAGLFSADSPAPQTSLTIRSIHYPDGAVVLYDFGRHTLSAILPAGSSALVKADAVTADAKETTCTGNVTIKGNLIVEGFSALNKGAKVLGGGDGAAMIVDGDVQAAGDVKAGDISLRRHKHGEVKRGDESSGASQP from the coding sequence ATGACGCCCGACCTCTCCGAACTCGTCCGCACCATCCCGAACCTGATCCGCACCGGCAAGATTGCCGAGATCAGGGCGGACAAGGTGCGCGTGCGCTTATCTCCCTCTCTGCTGACCACCTGGCTGCAGTGGGTCGCGCTGCGCGCCGGTGATGTGGTCGATTGGTGTCCGCCTTCCGTTGGCGAGCAGGTCATTGTGTTGTCCCCTAACGGCGACCTGACCCAAGGTAAAGTCCTGGCCGGCCTGTTCTCGGCCGATTCGCCGGCGCCGCAAACCTCCCTGACGATCCGTTCCATCCACTACCCTGACGGCGCGGTGGTGCTCTACGATTTCGGCCGGCACACGCTGTCCGCCATCCTGCCGGCGGGCAGCTCGGCCCTGGTGAAAGCGGATGCCGTCACGGCAGATGCCAAAGAAACCACCTGCACCGGCAATGTGACCATCAAGGGCAATCTCATCGTGGAGGGCTTCAGCGCCTTGAACAAGGGCGCTAAGGTGCTCGGCGGTGGTGATGGCGCGGCCATGATCGTTGACGGGGATGTGCAGGCCGCTGGCGATGTGAAAGCAGGCGATATCAGCCTGCGCCGCCACAAGCACGGCGAGGTCAAGCGCGGTGACGAGAGTTCGGGAGCGTCGCAGCCATGA
- a CDS encoding phage virion morphogenesis protein: MSDDLQRLEEWAAALIAKVQPAQRRQLVRQVANDLRREHARLIAQQVAPDGTPYPARKNRKELRSKSGRIKRQKAAMFNKLRLNKYLQIKADASQASLGFFGKVARVARVHHEGLPDKVAPRGPSYKYPERRLLGFTEKDIDEIREILLAHMTLE, encoded by the coding sequence ATGAGTGACGATTTGCAACGCCTGGAAGAATGGGCGGCCGCCCTGATCGCGAAGGTGCAGCCGGCGCAGCGGCGCCAGCTCGTGCGCCAGGTCGCCAATGACCTGAGACGCGAACATGCCCGCCTGATCGCCCAGCAGGTGGCCCCCGATGGCACGCCTTATCCCGCACGCAAGAACCGCAAAGAGCTGCGTAGCAAGTCTGGCCGCATCAAGCGACAGAAGGCGGCGATGTTCAACAAGCTCCGCCTGAATAAATACTTGCAAATCAAGGCGGACGCCAGCCAAGCATCGCTCGGCTTCTTCGGTAAGGTGGCCCGCGTCGCGCGGGTGCATCACGAAGGCCTACCGGATAAGGTCGCGCCACGCGGGCCGAGCTATAAATATCCAGAGCGCCGGCTGCTAGGCTTTACAGAAAAAGATATTGATGAGATTAGAGAAATACTGCTGGCGCATATGACGCTTGAATGA
- a CDS encoding phage tail protein: MYKPTNLRDYLRKAIKQLAQNPDKLHIFIDEGGARATGTAGMSFEYDYVLNLILTDIGPDLDLVFVPLLAWLRVHQHDAFANPENAKKAVRFEVDMNSAESLDLSIKLSLTERTIVKREDGGRLQVSHPAEPQLTPPFADAFWQLYKGDTRLAEWDVPALP; the protein is encoded by the coding sequence ATGTACAAGCCCACGAACCTACGGGACTACCTGCGCAAGGCGATTAAGCAACTGGCGCAGAACCCGGACAAACTGCACATCTTCATTGACGAAGGCGGAGCGCGTGCTACTGGCACAGCGGGCATGTCCTTCGAATATGACTATGTGTTGAACCTCATCTTGACCGACATCGGCCCGGATCTCGATTTGGTGTTCGTGCCGCTGCTGGCCTGGTTGCGGGTCCACCAACACGACGCCTTCGCCAACCCGGAGAACGCCAAGAAGGCCGTGCGTTTCGAAGTGGACATGAACAGCGCCGAATCCCTGGACCTGTCTATCAAGCTGTCCCTCACCGAGCGCACTATCGTCAAGCGCGAGGATGGGGGTCGGCTGCAGGTATCGCATCCAGCCGAGCCGCAGCTCACGCCACCATTTGCCGATGCCTTCTGGCAGCTCTACAAGGGTGATACGCGGCTGGCTGAATGGGACGTTCCGGCGCTGCCATGA
- a CDS encoding lysis system i-spanin subunit Rz — translation MTLTESWRARLRGVLGVGMLAAVAAAAWVVQGWRKNADIYHLKAEIAIANQAAADARADRTLQVLTAERRARDDIQSISDKLTKERDDALHEKNTFIAGVRSGAIRLSVPVIAPVPAGAGCADSRALGRPGQEARAELAPAAAEFLDDIAGEGDDAIRQANALIDAYNALRKNLNVQAHEPTGLPAQGD, via the coding sequence ATGACGCTCACCGAATCGTGGCGCGCTCGCCTGCGCGGTGTGCTGGGCGTGGGCATGCTGGCGGCAGTGGCGGCGGCGGCTTGGGTGGTGCAAGGCTGGCGCAAGAATGCCGACATTTACCACCTGAAGGCCGAAATTGCCATTGCCAACCAGGCGGCGGCCGATGCGCGGGCCGACCGAACCTTGCAGGTACTGACTGCAGAGCGGCGTGCCCGAGACGATATCCAGTCCATCAGCGACAAACTCACCAAAGAAAGGGACGACGCTCTTCATGAGAAAAACACCTTTATTGCTGGCGTGCGCAGCGGCGCTATCCGCCTGTCAGTCCCCGTCATCGCTCCAGTGCCCGCCGGAGCCGGTTGCGCAGATTCCCGCGCTCTCGGCCGACCTGGCCAGGAAGCGCGAGCCGAACTTGCGCCAGCGGCAGCGGAGTTTCTTGACGACATCGCCGGAGAAGGCGATGACGCCATCCGGCAAGCCAACGCCCTGATCGACGCCTACAACGCTCTGCGGAAGAACCTGAATGTACAAGCCCACGAACCTACGGGACTACCTGCGCAAGGCGATTAA
- a CDS encoding glycoside hydrolase family 104 protein produces MNPIDNRRAFLGMLRFSEGTSNSPTTRDRGYDQIVGRTRFTSYADHPRVRVWIPRIKNWSTAAGGYQLLMRYYDFYRKQLRLTGFGPDVQDAIALQQIDERGALPDIDAGRVAAAIAKCKNIWASLPGAGYGQFEHRYVDLEQAFTREGGQAVELPTLKTSEELHLAFVEAGGVLA; encoded by the coding sequence GTGAATCCGATCGACAACCGCCGCGCCTTCCTGGGCATGCTGCGCTTTTCCGAAGGCACGTCCAATTCGCCCACCACACGCGACCGGGGCTATGACCAGATCGTCGGCCGCACCCGCTTTACCAGCTATGCCGACCATCCACGGGTGCGGGTCTGGATTCCGCGCATCAAGAACTGGTCCACGGCGGCCGGCGGCTACCAGCTGTTGATGCGCTACTACGATTTCTATCGCAAGCAGTTGCGGCTGACCGGATTCGGGCCGGACGTGCAAGATGCTATCGCCCTGCAGCAAATCGACGAACGCGGCGCGCTCCCTGACATTGATGCGGGCCGCGTGGCGGCGGCTATCGCCAAGTGCAAGAACATCTGGGCATCGCTGCCAGGCGCAGGATATGGGCAGTTCGAGCATCGCTATGTGGACCTGGAACAAGCGTTCACCCGCGAGGGCGGCCAAGCCGTCGAGCTGCCGACGCTCAAGACCAGCGAAGAGCTGCACCTCGCCTTCGTCGAGGCCGGTGGAGTGCTGGCATGA
- a CDS encoding tail protein X: MQVRSQQGDTLDALVFRYLGASAGYVEQALALNPALAALGAVLPAGTIVTLPAAVETPTTAQDSVSLWD, from the coding sequence ATGCAGGTGCGCAGCCAGCAAGGCGACACGCTCGACGCGCTGGTGTTTCGCTACCTGGGTGCGAGCGCCGGTTATGTCGAGCAGGCGCTTGCATTGAATCCAGCATTGGCCGCGCTCGGTGCGGTGCTGCCGGCCGGAACCATCGTCACGCTACCTGCTGCGGTGGAAACACCGACCACCGCGCAGGACAGCGTCAGCCTGTGGGATTGA
- a CDS encoding head completion/stabilization protein — protein sequence MSYIDDIPVIPEPAAPPDVKPIGNDGFFPDISMPAMRDAMRLDSTVTDARLRPALVDAILSVNRLLRDWQAGHLAAGLQKLDEVPAPKVDGESQLVAHYRRAVYSFAKADIFESYRDYDTTASALTDTKKMEWMDTAPDVQRRNGHWAINDMLGRTHATVELI from the coding sequence ATGAGCTATATCGATGACATACCGGTGATACCGGAGCCCGCCGCACCGCCCGACGTGAAGCCTATTGGCAACGACGGCTTTTTCCCCGACATCAGCATGCCGGCCATGCGCGACGCCATGCGGCTGGACTCGACTGTCACCGACGCCCGGCTGCGGCCGGCGCTGGTGGACGCGATCTTGTCCGTCAACCGGTTGCTGCGTGACTGGCAGGCTGGCCACCTGGCCGCCGGCCTCCAGAAGCTGGACGAGGTGCCTGCGCCCAAGGTGGACGGGGAAAGCCAGCTCGTCGCGCATTACCGGCGTGCGGTGTACAGCTTCGCCAAGGCCGACATTTTCGAAAGCTATCGAGACTACGACACCACCGCTAGCGCGCTGACCGACACCAAAAAAATGGAATGGATGGATACCGCGCCGGACGTGCAGCGCCGCAATGGGCATTGGGCCATCAATGACATGCTCGGCCGCACGCATGCGACCGTGGAGCTGATCTGA
- the gpM gene encoding phage terminase small subunit, translated as MSRLSPAARHRERMLGQMAAAAGEPGGVTTGSAYELMLMKLHEDRKRLSNIQSIERKIEMKATMLPAYQHWIDGVLSAGRGAQDEVLMHVLVWHIDVGDYERAIQLAGYALEHKFTLPDRYNRTLPTLLQDDFAVASLGGKLKEQPARAADLLQQVLAMTGNADTPDQARAKVHKALGLALLELVNQVDAESITPASADHATAALQHLSRASELHQAAGVKKEIERLERRLKKYAEPPT; from the coding sequence ATGTCCCGCCTCTCTCCCGCTGCGCGCCACCGGGAACGCATGCTCGGCCAGATGGCGGCGGCCGCCGGCGAGCCCGGCGGCGTGACCACCGGCAGCGCTTATGAGCTGATGCTCATGAAGCTGCATGAGGATCGAAAGAGGCTGTCCAACATCCAGTCCATCGAACGCAAGATAGAGATGAAGGCCACCATGCTGCCGGCCTATCAGCACTGGATTGACGGCGTTCTGTCGGCCGGTCGTGGCGCCCAAGACGAAGTGCTGATGCACGTGCTGGTGTGGCATATTGACGTGGGCGATTACGAACGGGCGATCCAGCTGGCGGGTTATGCGTTGGAGCACAAGTTCACCCTGCCGGATCGCTACAACCGCACCTTGCCCACCTTGCTGCAGGACGATTTTGCGGTGGCCAGCCTGGGCGGCAAGCTCAAGGAACAGCCGGCGCGCGCCGCCGACCTCCTGCAGCAGGTACTGGCCATGACCGGCAATGCCGACACGCCCGACCAGGCGCGCGCCAAAGTGCATAAGGCGCTGGGTCTGGCCCTGCTGGAGCTGGTCAATCAGGTGGACGCGGAGAGCATCACGCCGGCTTCTGCCGACCACGCCACGGCGGCGCTGCAGCACCTGAGCCGCGCCAGCGAGCTGCACCAGGCCGCTGGCGTCAAGAAGGAAATCGAGCGGCTGGAACGGCGTCTCAAGAAATACGCCGAACCACCCACGTAA
- a CDS encoding phage major capsid protein, P2 family, translated as MKNQTRVAYNAYTTRLASLNDVAGGAVHSTFSVEPSVQQTLEDKMQESSEFLGSINIIGVDELEGEKIGLGVSGPVASRTDTSGDKRRSTRDASAMSNRRYRCEKTNFDTHITYAKLDAWAKFKDFQTRVATAILKRQALDRIMIGFNGVKVAADTNLAQYPLLQDVNKGWLQQIREHSPQRVMGLVGPELPGKVVIGSGEGADYANLDAAVYDAVTNLDPWYQDDTSLVVIVGRELLHDKYFPMINKDNKPTEALATDIIVSQKRIGGLPAVRVPSFPANAMLITRLDNLSIYFQNGGRRRRVVDEPKADRIENYESSNDAYVIEDEGLAALVENVVLQDAPKGAA; from the coding sequence ATGAAGAATCAGACCCGCGTCGCCTATAACGCCTACACTACGCGCCTGGCGAGCCTGAATGACGTCGCCGGCGGCGCCGTTCATTCGACGTTCTCCGTTGAACCGAGCGTGCAGCAGACGCTGGAAGACAAAATGCAGGAATCCTCCGAATTCCTGGGCAGCATCAACATCATCGGTGTCGATGAGCTGGAAGGCGAAAAGATCGGCCTGGGCGTCTCGGGGCCGGTGGCCAGCCGTACCGATACGAGCGGCGACAAGCGCCGCAGCACCCGCGATGCGTCCGCCATGTCGAATCGCCGCTATCGCTGCGAGAAAACCAACTTCGACACCCATATCACCTATGCCAAGTTGGACGCCTGGGCAAAGTTCAAGGACTTCCAGACCCGCGTAGCTACCGCCATCCTGAAGCGCCAGGCGCTGGACCGCATCATGATCGGCTTCAATGGCGTGAAGGTCGCGGCTGATACGAACCTGGCGCAGTATCCGCTGCTGCAGGACGTCAACAAGGGCTGGCTGCAGCAGATCCGCGAGCACTCGCCGCAGCGTGTCATGGGCCTGGTCGGCCCTGAACTGCCCGGCAAGGTGGTTATCGGCTCGGGCGAAGGCGCCGACTATGCCAACCTCGACGCGGCTGTCTACGACGCTGTGACCAATCTGGACCCGTGGTATCAGGACGATACGAGCTTGGTGGTGATCGTCGGCCGCGAACTGCTGCACGACAAGTATTTCCCGATGATCAACAAGGACAACAAGCCGACCGAGGCCCTGGCCACTGACATCATCGTGAGCCAGAAACGCATCGGCGGCCTGCCGGCAGTGCGTGTGCCGAGCTTCCCGGCCAATGCCATGCTCATCACGCGCCTGGACAACCTGTCGATCTACTTCCAGAACGGCGGCCGCCGCCGTCGCGTGGTGGATGAACCGAAGGCCGACCGCATCGAGAACTATGAATCGTCGAACGACGCCTATGTGATCGAAGATGAAGGCCTGGCCGCCCTGGTGGAAAACGTGGTGCTGCAGGATGCGCCCAAGGGTGCCGCCTGA
- a CDS encoding GPO family capsid scaffolding protein has product MATKSKFFRVATEGATTDGRSISREQIQQMADNYNVKTYGARVWVEHLRSLLPDGPFKAYGDVLALKAEEVDTDAGKRLALFAQIEPTPALVAMNKDRQKIYTSIELADKFADISSAYLVGLAVTDSPASLGTEILQFSASNPKASPFTPRKLKPENLFSEGVETKIEFEDDGPSVAETIKQIFSRFGGSEKKADAQHADVVAAMTAVAEKVGEFAQVATQAAKDAAEAVTRLEKLEKRVGDESTAAEQFRQTINLTDKNDVQRPPATGGSNSGVVLTEF; this is encoded by the coding sequence ATGGCAACCAAGAGCAAATTTTTCCGCGTCGCGACCGAGGGCGCGACCACCGACGGTCGCAGCATCAGCCGCGAGCAAATCCAGCAGATGGCCGACAACTACAACGTCAAGACCTACGGCGCCCGTGTGTGGGTCGAGCACCTGCGCAGCCTGCTGCCCGATGGCCCGTTCAAGGCGTACGGCGATGTGCTCGCGCTGAAGGCCGAGGAAGTCGATACTGACGCCGGCAAGCGCCTGGCGCTGTTCGCACAGATCGAGCCCACGCCCGCCCTGGTTGCGATGAACAAGGACCGCCAGAAGATCTATACCAGCATCGAGCTGGCCGACAAGTTCGCGGATATCAGCAGCGCCTATCTGGTCGGCCTGGCCGTGACCGACAGCCCGGCCAGCCTGGGGACCGAAATTCTGCAGTTCTCGGCCTCGAATCCCAAGGCCTCGCCATTCACCCCGCGCAAGCTGAAACCGGAGAACCTGTTCTCAGAAGGCGTGGAAACCAAAATCGAATTCGAAGACGACGGCCCTAGCGTGGCCGAGACCATCAAGCAGATTTTCAGCCGCTTCGGTGGCAGCGAGAAGAAGGCCGACGCCCAGCATGCTGACGTGGTCGCCGCCATGACCGCCGTGGCCGAGAAGGTGGGCGAGTTCGCGCAGGTTGCCACTCAGGCCGCCAAAGATGCCGCCGAGGCCGTCACTCGTCTGGAGAAGCTGGAAAAGCGTGTCGGCGATGAGTCGACCGCCGCCGAACAATTCCGCCAGACCATCAACCTGACCGACAAGAACGACGTGCAGCGTCCGCCGGCCACCGGCGGCAGCAACAGCGGTGTCGTGCTGACCGAGTTCTGA